The Danio rerio strain Tuebingen ecotype United States chromosome 19, GRCz12tu, whole genome shotgun sequence genome includes the window tctacattgatggatcagtgatcgcacaggcattcctgacaaaaagcgtgtgtttgtgtgtatggaaatgtactatccaccctctctgttaaatttgatctaattcgtgtcctgaaacacacctcctctcctgctttcacttttcatactgatggagggagcgattcgtttgtgaatgaatctccgttatgaacaacTCCTTCACTAGCTGACAATAATAtataagtttctggcagcgcagcatctcgttgtcatgtttattttgcattgtttgctgattttattaaacaaaactagcacaagccgagtgtttagtgtgagttggtgctcctttgccttatggtgaatgcagtaagtgactgtattatcaataacgtgacctgtttagcaAAAAagttaataacatacaaaaacgtaaaaaactaaatcttacctacgaaatgttttgcctttgtgctttgttttctttgtttgctcgttactacacccgtagacagtgctaaagtccagcatcttcaggtAGTagcactgtcttgactagtgcagttgaatgacatttgtcctgggagcactgtacaaatatggcggcgctattgacgcatgctcagggtccctatgcgatatctagtgtatacatCTATGATGACCAACAGTCTACCTAAATCGTAATTTAGCGTACGGTCACAAACAACTGAGCCAATGATAATCATCGCGTTTggaaaatgtttttatgtttgttattattatgaaataaaaaaactcacCCGACTCTACAATGTGCTCTGTTATTTGCATTCGTCCAGCAAATATCACACCATGTCAAACATGGAGTGTGTGAAACTCCAACAAACGCATATGCCAAAAACCATAATAAACTACTTTGATtcatacaaattacaaatacataaataatagtaatcaatataaagaccattttgagggatgtaaacaataacaatggtccaaaCATATTTCcggtttcattttttattttcatagctCCCAAGAATcctaaaaggtccacatattgataaataatgttactaCAGCTGTTTTAATGCTGAGATATGATTGAAcagcctcttgttacagttattaaTACTTTGACAACAAGtaggaaatgttcatggaccaATGACATTACGACATTGAATTGGTATAATATTTAGAGCTGAGTGATGTGACACATGTATCATGATTTATTTCATCACATATCCTGATAATGGTCCATGTCATCAACATTGCACCCTAATATATAGaccacattttttacatttaggtATAGTCTCAAAAATGCACTCATTAATGTGATTGTTTTTCTGACTTAATTCAGAACGCCTGGGCAAATGCTTAACTACAGGCCCAACAAAAATGTAACCGCACTTCCTAGTATGCAAATTTCTCACTATGCTGTTATTCAGGTTTGTACCTGCATCCCTGTGGAGGCGTGTAAAATTGCAATCATGCAAATGATGAAAAAGTATTCGAGTAAGCGATGCATTTTTCCAACACCACGATATAGATATAGATAAGAATGATATCAATTGAGTTGTTTCTTCtaaatcagggatcaccaaacttgttcctggaggtccggtgtcctgcagatttgagctcaaaccctaatcaaacacacctgaacaagctaatcaaagtctaagaggtatacttgaaacacccagacaggtgtgttgaggcaagctgaagctaaaccctgcagggcactgcacttccaggaacgagattggtgacccctgctttataggatacatgtttatataggcctaattCTACCCCCCAGCCCTtccccctaccccttgttttgcatGTTCACGAAGTTgagtcccaattctctttagctagaaagcgtagggctaaggggaagccTAGATAGTCCTTGatacagagatttttcaggagcaCACTGGAAACCAAGCATAAGAAAATTTCctagaatacaccatctacaatggcAGCATGTCTGCACACGAAAGTCAGCAGATGCATACactagtattttttgtcattattctgaatttttacaacaaacaagcacacgttttaatacattcataaccgcgttcaagTTTACTAAAACACTCAagtaaaaaacgctaaatttcgcgatctataatccataatattaactcctgtacagcagtcccacaacatcctgacactcgaatcccctgttagaaaagtctagtgggtgggaatgacctttttacagtgtctgctaataatataatataatgttatcgttgtttttcttgtgtttacattgatgaatatggccacggtataaaatacacagtacagttacgaccTTATTATTACCACATTATATCGTTGTGAAAACATAATATCGTTACCTTTGGTGATttgctgaagataaataccaaaaaataacataaCTGGAATTACAGCAGTCGAGATAGTCAAACTCATATGAAacgagatcgcgatgacatatgatgatttgtgcaggtgttgtagtgatGTCCCAtttcttacgccccattcacacagggcttcagcgtcaatgcttgacagagggcgtgtctgaagttggggctgacacgatcgtcatagcagcatcagccaatgaaataagtcagcaataggccactgtctgagatggtgcatttgcatacagcgatctgattggctgacacttccgttGGCGCttaaagttgagcaagtcccaacttttgcagctaGCAACATCTTTAAAGCGGCGCCAACGgacccacaatgcagttcggcaacgccagATGTCActtattcaaagtgaatgggaagcgttgaagctgacgccccgtgtgaatggggcgttaggggtaaattttgaagccctttcccttcacactctgtttaaaAGGCCAAGGGGAAGAGGATTGGGATTAAATCAgttatattgcacagccctagtttgCACTGACACAAACGTTTAGTAAATCTGGCCCCAAGATAACCACGTTGTTTAGTCTACACTAAAAGTGATTGCAGCCCAGAACAAAATGTCTCTTACTTCTGACGTGCTTGTCTGAGGAACAATCTCGCTGAGTGAAATGACGTCCATGTCCAAACTTTCCTCTGATGAATGACCAGCTACACTGCTGCGGCTGAGGGGGGAAACAACAAGAACTTGCATCAAGAGATGATTCACGTTTATTAAAAGCGAGAGTGTATCAGTGTATTTGATGGAATGCagtgaatattattattagcagcagtAGTTTAAAGACCAAGCTTTTATCTAATTAGTCTAACAAACCTGAGAACTGGAGTGTTTGTGGAGAGTCGAGAGTTAACAAGAGAGGTTGCTGACAGGGTAGTATCAGCCGAGCTGCTTGTGATATCATCTTCAGCAACCTGTTGAGGAAGCAAGTCTGGACGAGCGGTTTGCATACCTGAGAAATGAATAAAGAGAAAATACTAATTTTAATGagaaaatgttttataatgttaGTCAGTAATAATTTATTAAGAGTTGGTGAAGAAATGTAGAGGGTTAACTGAGGGAAAAAAAATGTGTCTCATTGTTGATAATTAAGATTAACATTCAAGATCTTAATCTAGGCCTATTAGCCAGATGATGCAGAAGTAAAAACCTCTGAGAGAGAACATTTTTTGAGAGAACTTATTGATTCCTGAAGTTTGAGAACAATGCTGGCATTGTCTATGTGAATGCTGTAGGGGGCAAACATTTACAGCGCTCATTTGCTCTGTGATCAGCACACATGAGCATTTGACTCTTAAAATAAACAACGTTTTTGATTATGTACTCTCTGCTAGGACTGAAAACAAAGAAAGCATACAAATCAGACCCTGCACTATAGAACCTCTTGATTAGAAAAAGAGAAAACCGTAAAAGAAATGCTAAATGAAAACAAGCAATAaagttaatgaattaattaaaatgaagcaACGAtggaaaaatgcatttaatatgtggtggaaaaaataattttaattattactaaAACATTGATATCTATACAACTTTTCTTTCTTAATAGAAACATCATGTATTAAGAAACATATGCCTTCCTCAAGatgatacaaaaacaaataatgacaAGAAGGGTCATTGGGAAAGTGGTCATCTGCTTTTAAACATACATTCAATTAGTGTGAATCCTAGCCCTTAAAAGTAAATGCTCTAGTGTTTCTGTATGACCGTCGAACCtgttctttgcaaagaataacaTCTTTTTTTGGAAGTATACATTGTGAGCTTTGTCTCTTgattatgcctagttcagactgcatgattttagctcagattttggctcgccgacaggtcatgagaaatcgctgacaaatggttgaaatcacaggcaaatcgctgctcgtgcacgtgagtgacaatcacacagtatgaactttcaaagacgcgatcagagagaatcgccgatgagtcgccgatgcctgtgagatatttggcatgctaaatatctggagctgtcggcgattcaaatcatgctgtgtgaatcgagttttgactgaaaataacatcagccatcgcctacagccaatgagagagcggcattcacttgtgtgtgcgtgtgtgtatgcctGCTGCAGGCCGGCGgaaggctgggggagaagttaaaagctctcttttttggtttatttggaccaACGATATGGAgaaaaaaactagtggaggtttgacaggactcaacGTTttttatcaacgttgaggagaaatggctaattccctttaaacccaggtaagcaaacatgtacatgttcaaccccattaaaggcttctttctcattatgtagttaataacaaaagatatactacgtgtttttggctgtgagacgtggtttggacgaagttgtcggcgattcttcctatagtaaagtcatgcaatgtgaaagtccctgtcgccgatccatcttgcagtgtaaacaaagcagtgacgaaacgctagcccagatagtcacgcagtgtgaaaacatctgtgacacgactactttgatcatgcagtctgaactcagcattagtaAGAGTCTCTTTATTTGAAATTGCCACGACAAATGCCAGAAACCTAATGTTTTTATATGAATCTCTGATTTTCAGCAGtctaatacataataaatgtaaCACCACTAATTTCATTTAagtttaaatacagtttttaactagtcgacagtcaaaaaaaaaaaaaaaagtatttgtagACAGATAAAGTAAACCTTACATAATCTAATCAAACATGCCAGTAGGTTATATACATGCAACGTGTAGCACAGGACCAGGAAGTACAAACTTGTTATTTTAACTCGTCAATGTTTGAACAAGCTTTGTTGTAAATGAAAATGTACATGTGCACACGACCAGCAGCAAAACTTTAAGAAAAGCTTTACCGGTATCAGCAACCACTACTCATGTACAATAAGAATAGTCTTTTTGTTAGGCTATTAACTATTAATTATAGTGACTGTTTTTAAGCAAGTCACTCTGTATATATGcactttaattaaaacattaacatGACTATTGGAGTATAGCCTTAATAAACTTATAAAGCAAATTAATATGAAGCAACAAAAATGACCAACTAGTGTTTTTAGTGTTGACTAGCAGCAACATTAGCATGGAGTTGCCTAGTCTTGCTTTAAAAGTACCTTTTTCCCTCAAACTGTTTTATTCTGGCTACATTTATTTGTTCCCCATTTAAAACCATCACCTTTTCAGGTTTTCCATCACCAAGGATACCGTTCACACAACAAACAGCAGGTTTCCTTCAGTAACCTCAGCCGGTATAAAAACATGGCTAATGATTTACATCTAAGGCATTTAGTAGACAATTTTATCACGAGAGAATGATATTGGACGAGCAATTAAAGGCTTATTTGACTGCTATCTTGCTCAACTATCCTGTTTATCCCTCTTATCTCTCCAAGTCTTGTCATACCGCTGTCTCCTTGAGGGTCCTCACTGCTCCACAGCTGCGACTGGGTTAGTTCTGCTGCTACAGGAAGGGATTGTTGATGTGATTGTCCAGATACTGCAATGTTTGACTTCTTCCCAGCAGACACGGGTCCTAAGCGGCTTCTCTTTGAGGGAGAAGTTTTCACTAacagaataaaaatgattttcaatCATTACTTTCAGACCTTTGAATGCATCAGTCAGAGATGATCAAATCCAACTCACATTGCGATTTTCTGAAGACGGTGCTACACATAAATTTCTGGAAACGATCTGCATAGAAACTCGGCCGGTGCACAGATACAGTGTCCTGCAGATGAAAACATCAAACAAGggagaggaaaaaataaatacacagacTGCATCGGTATTGTTAGCtcttcatgcaatgtttgatataaAGCGACATACCCCATCATGCAGCAGAGCTTTCCACGAGTGCTCCAACTTCTTTACAAGCCTAAAAACAATGTTATAACAAATAATGCATCCAGAATTGCACTGCATCCCTAATTCATAGTGAGAAATGCACACAGATATGGAAATGCAGTTTACCTATAAGACTGAAGTATATCGATGATGCCAATAAAAACCAGCAATCTTTCTCCTTTTGAATTGAATGCTGGAATTCCTCCCATgctgcaaacaaaaaatatagcAAATTAATTAATATGCAGGTGCAAAGTCATAATAATAAGAGAAGAAAAACACAATGCTTGTACAGTAATCCAAAAATGTAACCTTTGGTAACACTTCATTTTAAGTGCCAACTCCCACTATTAACTACTGGATTATTACCAGCCTAtgattaagatattggctgtttattagtattaaAGTATGAACTTTTTCTAAATTCCACACCCTACTCAAAAcccaaacccaactactaccttacaaACTATTAATAAGCTGCCGATTATCACTTTGTTGATCTAAAGTAGAGGTTTATAGGTCTTAATTAATGGTTTATCAATAGTGAGAATTGAATTTTTCTATTTTTAGCACCTGACACCTGAAAAATATGCAACAATTTTAGTCAGCACAActattttcaaaatgatgtttcAGGTTACAAATAAGCTCGGTGAAAGATTTTCTAAAGGATCCTGGGACCCTGCTAAATAATTAGCACCACAGGAAGAAAATACAGTACTAAAGTCCTAAGCACTATACCAGCTGTGTTGGCGTTAACACTTTTacacaatatataattaattatcctttttattaaaaacaaacagaaacataaaGGAAATTTGTACAAAAACAACAGCAGCACAACATTTCCTCTTCAAGCAAAAGTATGCGTTTAATGTGGATTCACTTGACACAAAGCACAGCTTGTTTTGTTCTAATTGTcctgacattttctgaaataaattGCTGTGTAATATTAGGCTTCTTTTAGCACTTTCCAGAGTTGACATTCTAAAATAGAGTTaggtttaaaaatgaaaactattacCACTGAAGTCATTTCTAGAAAGATTGATCTGTACTTTTCAACACTCACACCTCCAACAATTCAGAAAATATCGCTAACAACACTGGTAGAAATGCAGCTCAAACCAGAACAAACAGCCTTTCTTCTTTCACATGTATTAATCAATTAAACCAAATTAATACAAACTCCAACCTAACTCCTAtactaacaaaccatacatcaactgaaagatcatttattcaccttgtacatctcaataaaaaaaaaaaatacaaaaaaacatttacacgTATGGCTGGTTTTGTGGTAAAAGGTCATATCCATTATACCATAGgcctcaaactggattcctggagggcggcagctctgcatagttttgcgccaaccctaatcaaacacatctgatccaactaatcaaggtgttaaagactgctagagactattaagcaggtgtgagtaggAGATGGTAAAGCTAAACTTTGcagaccctccaggaattgagtttgatgcCCCGTTTCCACTAatctgttttagtttgaaaacgcttaagttttgctacggttacgccatctgtccatACTACCTCTGAGTTTTCGAGCATCGAAAACTGAGCAttttggaaatgctggagaggccattttcattctaaaacactgctgccctgtctcagtgtggatgggggaaagcggagacatctgaaaacggacggggggctgctgagattcgctacctgattggggcttttgtgtcattgcgtatccttcccttattcaagctcctatcacatgactataacacatggctttaacgctaccggaagacagcagaccaaacttcaatgtaaacaacaacatggacacagaaacgggagcgttgtttgcactattgtctgttttaggcgccattgtgcagttattcatttgttacgtttagtaacaactcgacctcgtcgtctgtccagaaaatacctctcttgctttctttgccatcgcgttcattgttcaactggCGTTTATTGACTATTattaaccaaatgccgagcgagacacatgcttcctgtttatactggaacgcgcatgcccagagtgcacgaATTGTCacatgatatacgtttttggtggcgtagtgtggacgaagatatgttcagaaacgctaggtgaaaagctagtgtggacgcggatcgtttttgatctaaaacgcactagtgtaaacggtgCCTGAGACCACTGCATTATACCATCAGTAAAACAACTGATTTAATGTTTGCACAATACTgcatgttaaatttaaaaaaaaaaaattaaaaaaactgttttagggTCCCAGCCAAATGTTGGTCACTAACCTTTCGTAGGGCTGCGGTGAAGTCTTGCTCTTTGATTCCCCTTGAATTGACTCAATGGCAGTACAATACAGGGGCTTCTGGCCTTGCCCCTTTTTCTGGGTATCAGGCACTGCCGTAGATGCCTCTTCACCTGCCCGGTGCAAAATATGGATACCCACCAGCAGACTGTAATCCATGATCTTAAAGCTTTGTAGTACCTACAGATAAAAAGATATGGAAAAAATAGacacatttagcaaatgtaaagtGTGAAACTGGTTCAAACAAACATTTCTATATGAAGGGATTTATAAATAATATGCAGTTGCCTGATGCATAGATTAAATGCCCAAAATGTTCAGTGATAAAACATTCATGAGCTAACAGATTCAAGTACGTTTCCTATTAATACctttaatggggtatatgcacacagaccttTGATTCAGCCAACCCAAATCGCCATGACAAGATCTGATTTCCTTTAAAATCAGTGATTTTCACTGCCTGATTTATATACCATATGGAAATGTATTATACCCCCGTGTTTTCAATGGGGATTCTGCGCTAGACTTTCTTCTCGTTTTTAcccttgaacaactaaatgaatgcttaagtctatttaacagattgtatttcaatatattacaacatcaatgctgtaaaaggaaccttatgaaattaaaaacagTCACAAACCTTTCACCGGATGTTTATCATTGGCTGCAAAACACTAGCTGTGCTCTTACCCGACAGTCTCTCTGCATGGTCCTGCTGAGGGCAGTGTAGTGGTCATTCTCCAGCAATATGCCCTCAGGCATGTCCTGCATGAAGTCTAGGTCTTTATATGTGGGCACACCCTTGGACCTCTCTTTTGGTGAAGCTCGTCGCTTGTATGTGGAGCCTTTCAGGTCAAATTTAAGGTGCATGGGTACAGCGCGTGGCAGCAGGTTGTTCATCACCACAATTCGGATATTCTTCCCATCAGCCTGAACGCAGTAGAGGCCGTAGAACTTGGGAAGCAGTGTGCGCATATTCTGGTTCAGGTTCTAAAAGATAAAGAGTCAAATATATGGAGGAAACAACTAGACAGTGATTAAGAATGAAACAACGTTAATACATAAACCCAGACCTACCATGAAATAACCTGGCAGGAGTGTTTGCAAGAATTCTGCTTCTTTGTGTTGTACCG containing:
- the pip5k1aa gene encoding phosphatidylinositol-4-phosphate 5-kinase, type I, alpha, a; this translates as MAAPAVVSTDGADSSTPGNRKMASSEGLSTLGSSQTNKKTLGHRGIDPTGETTYKKTTSSALKGAIQLGITHSVGSLSQKPERDVLMQDFEVVESIFFPSQGSSSTPGHHHGDFKFKTYAPIAFRYFREMFGIRPDDYLYSLCNEPLIELSNPGASGSLFYVSSDDEFIIKTVQHKEAEFLQTLLPGYFMNLNQNMRTLLPKFYGLYCVQADGKNIRIVVMNNLLPRAVPMHLKFDLKGSTYKRRASPKERSKGVPTYKDLDFMQDMPEGILLENDHYTALSRTMQRDCRVLQSFKIMDYSLLVGIHILHRAGEEASTAVPDTQKKGQGQKPLYCTAIESIQGESKSKTSPQPYESMGGIPAFNSKGERLLVFIGIIDILQSYRLVKKLEHSWKALLHDGDTVSVHRPSFYADRFQKFMCSTVFRKSQLKTSPSKRSRLGPVSAGKKSNIAVSGQSHQQSLPVAAELTQSQLWSSEDPQGDSGMQTARPDLLPQQVAEDDITSSSADTTLSATSLVNSRLSTNTPVLSRSSVAGHSSEESLDMDVISLSEIVPQTSTSE
- the pip5k1aa gene encoding phosphatidylinositol-4-phosphate 5-kinase, type I, alpha, a isoform X1, which encodes MHFISFDELLTLLFYLIGTPGNRKMASSEGLSTLGSSQTNKKTLGHRGIDPTGETTYKKTTSSALKGAIQLGITHSVGSLSQKPERDVLMQDFEVVESIFFPSQGSSSTPGHHHGDFKFKTYAPIAFRYFREMFGIRPDDYLYSLCNEPLIELSNPGASGSLFYVSSDDEFIIKTVQHKEAEFLQTLLPGYFMNLNQNMRTLLPKFYGLYCVQADGKNIRIVVMNNLLPRAVPMHLKFDLKGSTYKRRASPKERSKGVPTYKDLDFMQDMPEGILLENDHYTALSRTMQRDCRVLQSFKIMDYSLLVGIHILHRAGEEASTAVPDTQKKGQGQKPLYCTAIESIQGESKSKTSPQPYESMGGIPAFNSKGERLLVFIGIIDILQSYRLVKKLEHSWKALLHDGDTVSVHRPSFYADRFQKFMCSTVFRKSQLKTSPSKRSRLGPVSAGKKSNIAVSGQSHQQSLPVAAELTQSQLWSSEDPQGDSGMQTARPDLLPQQVAEDDITSSSADTTLSATSLVNSRLSTNTPVLSRSSVAGHSSEESLDMDVISLSEIVPQTSTSE